Proteins from a genomic interval of Crassostrea angulata isolate pt1a10 chromosome 7, ASM2561291v2, whole genome shotgun sequence:
- the LOC128191603 gene encoding P2X purinoceptor 7-like translates to MRSKRVRDIQDVINDRKQKLQETVSKLTGESCRQLIAKLCDRDPSLIFDILEESSEQMSAHGGYHPPPGDAPSWCTCGNCRQMPSDIERVCCQQIPENCFSLLPDFSMLVLDEAVLSIAQRYREDVLAVPRDQDVNRGYRHTAYRQFILWHYGRLGAGNRRVVPSCCVWQIRDKFPDSFGQYTGFKDGRLA, encoded by the exons ATGAGGAGCAAGAGAGTTCGAGACATCCAGGATGTTATAAATGACCGAAAGCAGAAACTACAG gAAACAGTTAGCAAGTTAACAGGTGAGAGTTGTCGTCAACTCATTGCGAAGCTCTGTGATAGGGATCCCTCgttgatatttgatattttagaaGAATCGTCGGAGCAAATGTCAGCGCATGGCGGGTACCATCCTCCACCAGGTGATGCACCATCTTGGTGCACGTGTGGAAATTGTAGACAGATGCCCTCTGACATAGAGAGGGTATGCTGTCAACAAATCCCGGAGAACTGTTTTTCATTATTGCCA GACTTTAGCATGTTGGTCCTAGATGAGGCAGTTCTATCAATTGCCCAGAGATACAGGGAAGATGTTCTGGCAGTACCAAGGGACCAGGATGTCAACAGGGGGTATCGCCACACAGCCTACCGCCAGTTTATCTTGTGGCACTATGGTAGGTTAGGTGCAGGTAATAGGCGTGTTGTGCCCAGCTGCTGTGTGTGGCAAATAAGAGACAAATTCCCGGACAGCTTTGGACAATACACAGGCTTTAAAGATGGACGTTTGgcttaa